TTGCTGGAAAGCGGAATCGAGCAGAATCTTCGGCATCCAAGCCCTCGCGCCAAGGTCGCCAGCCGCCCGGATGATCCCGGCTGGTTTTTCGAGGACTTCTGCAATTGGGAAGGCATCGATGCCTACAAGACCTTCATCTTCGAAAGCCGGGTCGGTCATGTCGCCGCGCAACTGATGGGCAGTGACACCGCCAGGCTTTATCACGACCACTTGCTGGTCAAGGAAGCGAACACCCGTCAACGCACCCCCTGGCATCAGGACCAGCCGTACTACAACGTCGATGGCCGCCAGAACTGCAGCATGTGGATGCCGATTGACCCGGTTGCCCGCGAATCGACCCTGGAATTTGTCGCCGGGTCGCATCTGGGCCCCTGGCTGATGCCCCGCAGCTTCATGGACAGCCAGGCCCAGTGGTTTCCCGAGGGTACTTTGAGTGATCTGCCGGACATCGAAGCCGATCGCAGTGCCTGGAACATTCTGGGCTGGGAGCTCAATCCGGGCGATGTGGTGTTTTTCCACATGCTCACGTTGCACGCCTCTGGCGGGGTGGGGGGCAATCGGCGTCGGCGTGCGTTCTCGGTGCGATTCCTCGGTGACGACGTGACCCATGCGCCACGGCAATGGAAAACATCTCCCGACTTCCCGGGGCTCGAAGCGGAACTCGCGGCCGGGGCCAGGATGGAACACGCGCGGTTCCCGTTGCTCTGGTCCAGGACCTGATCCAGGCCGGTAAGCCCCACGCACTCACCATTGACTAGCTATGCAGGATAAAAATATGAAAAAGATTGTGTTAGCTACGGTACTCACTGTCGTTTCGTCCGCTGCCTTGGCCCGGGACCTGACGGAAATAAAGTTCGGTGTGGACCCGACGTTCGCGCCGTTCGAGTCCAAGGCGCCGGATGGCAGCCTCGTGGGTTTCGATATTGATCTGGGCAACGCGATCTGCGCCCAGCTCAAGGCCAAATGCGTGTGGGTCGAAACCTCGTTCGACAGCATCATCCCGGCGCTGCGGGCGAAGAAGTTCGACGGGATCATGTCTGCGCTGTCGATCAACGAAAAACGCAAGGAGCAGATCGATTTTTCCGATCGCCTCTACAACTCCCCGACCAAGCTCATCGTCAAGAAGGGCAGCGACCTCGATGCAACGGTCGAGTCGCTCAAAGGCAAGCGCGTGGGCGTAACGCAAGGCACCACGCAGGAGGCCTACATGAAGGCGGCCTGGGCTCCGGGTGGTGTGGTTATCAAGTCGTATCAGACCCAGGACCTGGTGTATCAGGACCTGATGTCAGGTCGCCTGGACGCCACGCTGACCGACGCGCCGGTGGCGGATATCGGCTTTATCCAGACGCCCAGAGGCGCGGATTACACCTTCTCCAGCACAGAAGTGAAGGACCAGAAAATCCTGGGTGAAGGCATTGCGATCGGGCTGCGCAAAGGCGATGACGAACTCAAGGTGGCCGTTGATGGCGCGCTCAAGGCGTTGCATGAAAACGGCACGTACAAGCAGCTGGCCGACCGGTATTTCTCGTTCGATATCTACAACTGAGTTCACGGTTGTTCTTCGTAGTTCGACGATGGGCTCCCGCTTTTTTCCCGAGAGCCCATTGCCCACGATCATTTCATATAGGAACGAGAGCCATGTTTCTGGAAGGGTTCGGGTCGGTGATTCTCGACGGGACAATATCCACGATCAAACTCGCCGTGCTGTCCATGCTGTTCTCGGTCGTGCTGGGTTTGATAGGCGCATCCGCCAAACTTTCAAGGAATCGGACGTTGCGAAATCTCGCGACGGCATACACCACGCTGATCCGCAGCGTGCCTGATCTGGTGATGATGTTGCTGTTGTTCTACAGCCTGCAAATGGGCTTGAACAACATCACCGAGGCCCTGGGTTTCAATCAGATCGACATCAATCCGTTTCTGGCAGGGGTCATCACCCTCGGTTTCATTTACGGCGCTTACTTCACCGAAACGTTTCGCGGTGCCTATCAATCGATTCATGCCGGGCAACACGAAGCCGCGATCGCTTACGGCCTGAGCCCAAGCAGGGCGTTTCGCAGAATCATGTTTCCGCAAATGATGCGTTATGCACTGCCGGGCATCGGCAACAACTGGCAGGTGGTCGTCAAGGCCACCGCACTGGTCTCCATCATCGGTCTCACGGACATCGTCAAGGTGACCCAGGACGCCGGTAAAAGCTCAATGCAGCTGTTCTACTTCAGCCTGGTCGGCGGCCTCATTTACCTGGCGATCACTACCGTGTCCAACGGTGTTCTGGTCTGGCTGCAGGTTCATTACTCGGCTGGCGTGAGGAAGGCGGACCTATGAACATGCATGAGTTCATTGCCCAATACTGGAAGGCCTACCTGTGGACGGATGGCTATCAACTGTCCGGGGTGGCCATGACGATGTGGCTGCTGACGGCCACCATTGCCATCGGCTTTCTGCTCTCGATCCCCATGTCGGTGGCGAGGGTGGCGAGGAATCCGTTCATTCGCGGACCGGTGTGGTTTTACACCTATGTCTTCCGGGGCACGCCGCTGTACATCCAGCTGCTGGTTCTCTACACCGGCGTCTACAGCCTGAGCTATGTGCGGGATCAGCCCTTGCTCGATGCGTTCTTTCGCGAGGGCTTCAACTGCACCTTGCTGGCGTTCGCACTGAACACCTGTGCCTACACCACCGAGATCTTTGCCGGGGCGATCCGGGCCACACCCTATGGGGAAATAGAAGCCGCCCGGGCCTACGGCCTGTCGTCGTTCAAGGTCTACACGCGGGTGATTCTGCCCTCGGCGTTGAGGCGTGCGCTGCCGGCCTACAGCAATGAGGTCATCCTCATGCTGCACTCCACGACCCTGGCGTTCACCGCCACCGTGCCTGACCTCTTGAAAGTGGCGCGGGACGTCAACGCTGAAACCTATGCAACGTTCGAAGCCTTTGGCGTCGCGGCCGTGCTCTATGCCGTGATGGTGTTCGGGCTGATCTGGTTGTTCCGCAAGGGTGAGTCCCGCTGGCTGGCGTTTTTGAAGCCTCAGACACATTGATGGAGTGCACGATGTACAAGCTGAACGTAGAAAACCTCCACAAGAAATACGGCCCGCACGAGGTATTGAAAGGTGTCTCGCTGAATGCGAAAGCCGGCGATGTGATCAGCATCATCGGCTCCAGCGGGTCAGGTAAAAGCACCTTCTTGCGTTGCATCAATTTTCTGGAGCAGCCCTGCGCCGGAAACATCACCGTGAACGGTGAGCAGATCAAGACCCGGCTGGACCTTGCAGGTTCGATGAT
This genomic interval from Pseudomonas putida contains the following:
- a CDS encoding phytanoyl-CoA dioxygenase family protein, coding for MEKLSAFELPAGTQEAFQRDGAVCVRQLFSPEEVALLESGIEQNLRHPSPRAKVASRPDDPGWFFEDFCNWEGIDAYKTFIFESRVGHVAAQLMGSDTARLYHDHLLVKEANTRQRTPWHQDQPYYNVDGRQNCSMWMPIDPVARESTLEFVAGSHLGPWLMPRSFMDSQAQWFPEGTLSDLPDIEADRSAWNILGWELNPGDVVFFHMLTLHASGGVGGNRRRRAFSVRFLGDDVTHAPRQWKTSPDFPGLEAELAAGARMEHARFPLLWSRT
- a CDS encoding ABC transporter substrate-binding protein, giving the protein MKKIVLATVLTVVSSAALARDLTEIKFGVDPTFAPFESKAPDGSLVGFDIDLGNAICAQLKAKCVWVETSFDSIIPALRAKKFDGIMSALSINEKRKEQIDFSDRLYNSPTKLIVKKGSDLDATVESLKGKRVGVTQGTTQEAYMKAAWAPGGVVIKSYQTQDLVYQDLMSGRLDATLTDAPVADIGFIQTPRGADYTFSSTEVKDQKILGEGIAIGLRKGDDELKVAVDGALKALHENGTYKQLADRYFSFDIYN
- a CDS encoding ABC transporter permease — translated: MFLEGFGSVILDGTISTIKLAVLSMLFSVVLGLIGASAKLSRNRTLRNLATAYTTLIRSVPDLVMMLLLFYSLQMGLNNITEALGFNQIDINPFLAGVITLGFIYGAYFTETFRGAYQSIHAGQHEAAIAYGLSPSRAFRRIMFPQMMRYALPGIGNNWQVVVKATALVSIIGLTDIVKVTQDAGKSSMQLFYFSLVGGLIYLAITTVSNGVLVWLQVHYSAGVRKADL
- a CDS encoding ABC transporter permease, with the protein product MHEFIAQYWKAYLWTDGYQLSGVAMTMWLLTATIAIGFLLSIPMSVARVARNPFIRGPVWFYTYVFRGTPLYIQLLVLYTGVYSLSYVRDQPLLDAFFREGFNCTLLAFALNTCAYTTEIFAGAIRATPYGEIEAARAYGLSSFKVYTRVILPSALRRALPAYSNEVILMLHSTTLAFTATVPDLLKVARDVNAETYATFEAFGVAAVLYAVMVFGLIWLFRKGESRWLAFLKPQTH